In Bradyrhizobium erythrophlei, a single genomic region encodes these proteins:
- a CDS encoding cytochrome b: MTAHPHSFSFLQRTLHWLMAILVLAMLFIGVTMVSTLRPRFLTLLAIHKPLGIAILVLALLRLGVRLRRGAPPLPAELPSTQIVAAKLSHLVLYALLVAMPLIGWAMLSAGGYPIVMFGSFHLPAILPQNDHLYALLRTAHTLFAYAFFATILLHVAAALFHAWIRRDGVFRTMTGRGIRG, encoded by the coding sequence ATGACGGCTCACCCGCATTCATTCTCGTTTCTGCAACGGACGCTGCACTGGCTGATGGCAATCCTGGTGCTCGCAATGCTTTTCATCGGCGTGACGATGGTCTCCACGCTCAGGCCGCGCTTCCTCACTCTGCTCGCGATCCACAAGCCGCTCGGCATCGCCATTCTCGTGCTGGCGCTCCTGCGGCTTGGCGTGCGCCTGAGGCGCGGGGCCCCGCCATTGCCGGCCGAACTGCCATCCACCCAGATCGTCGCAGCCAAACTCTCGCACCTCGTGCTTTACGCACTGCTCGTCGCGATGCCATTGATCGGCTGGGCCATGCTTTCGGCGGGCGGATATCCGATCGTCATGTTCGGCTCTTTCCATCTGCCGGCAATCCTGCCCCAGAACGATCACCTCTACGCGCTGTTGCGGACGGCGCACACACTGTTCGCCTACGCGTTCTTTGCAACCATCCTGCTGCATGTCGCAGCCGCGCTGTTTCATGCCTGGATTCGCCGGGACGGCGTGTTTCGAACCATGACGGGGCGAGGCATTCGAGGCTGA
- a CDS encoding transcriptional initiation protein Tat — MAICSSRRSALFGFGSLVVGASAYAADRAHAATDHTVTAPGARKLAELVEQLRRSPRRRDFKTVPMIVHEPDFWDDEALRHVIAYQGNRKQVWDNTQIAGPWLNLMRNALNAQIFAFDHADYLAVSATHGTAHLALFDQSTWDKYELAAFSDIKFRTNTLIAPNTAPDGFSEFENPASIFGKSGNTITALQERGVVFLACHNAIWEIAARLIDSSRNPDQKSHEALAAELTNHLVEGVVLTPGITATILELQQAGFHYAA; from the coding sequence ATGGCCATCTGTAGTTCGCGGCGATCCGCACTCTTCGGTTTCGGATCACTGGTCGTCGGCGCGAGCGCTTACGCCGCGGACCGCGCGCACGCCGCAACGGACCATACCGTGACCGCGCCCGGTGCGCGGAAGCTTGCCGAGCTGGTGGAGCAGTTGCGCCGCTCGCCCCGCCGCCGCGACTTCAAGACCGTCCCGATGATTGTCCATGAGCCGGATTTCTGGGACGACGAAGCGCTCAGGCACGTCATCGCCTATCAGGGCAACCGCAAGCAGGTATGGGATAATACGCAAATCGCCGGCCCCTGGCTCAACCTGATGCGCAACGCGCTGAATGCGCAGATTTTCGCATTCGACCACGCGGATTATCTCGCGGTCTCTGCTACGCATGGCACAGCTCATCTCGCGCTGTTCGATCAATCAACCTGGGACAAGTATGAGCTTGCGGCATTTTCCGACATCAAGTTCAGGACCAACACGCTGATCGCGCCCAACACCGCACCTGACGGCTTTTCGGAATTTGAGAATCCTGCGAGCATTTTCGGAAAAAGCGGCAACACCATCACCGCGCTGCAAGAGCGCGGCGTCGTTTTCCTGGCCTGCCATAACGCGATCTGGGAAATTGCCGCGAGACTCATCGACTCCAGCCGGAACCCGGATCAGAAATCGCACGAGGCGCTGGCCGCCGAACTGACCAACCACCTTGTCGAAGGCGTGGTGCTCACGCCCGGGATCACGGCGACGATCCTTGAGTTGCAGCAGGCCGGTTTTCACTACGCGGCGTAG
- a CDS encoding UPF0182 family protein: MTIGITGPERKVPRQSALARFIVAAVFVGICLFLLSLASDFLVDWLWFSSIGYLQVFLTAIGAKGIVFFVVLAATTVVLWLNGVLAARFAMQPPLQILAGPWMVAGITPPPDPFAILRDRLTRPRFIALGAGLLGVLVAAGEAGNWGVLLRFLYQVPYGAEDPLYNKDIGFYLFSLPAYIAIKNWMLLAIVLSALFAGAIYWARGDIEYDGHNRSISPTVIAHGSALVGLLFAAKAWSYGLDRYLLLYGDNGVVVGASYTDLYLGLPALWLMIGLSIIAAFIAWANLRARSWRLLAAGFILVGAGSVVLLSLLPSLFQHFVVKPTELQLEKPYIERNIALTRQAYNLDRITAKPFAAEQRLTFKTLEANRATIDNIRLWDWLPLSDTYAQLQEIRTYYKFHDLDVDRYWLDGFYQSVMLSARELRASLLPANAQTWVNRHLLFTHGNGAVMSPVTRKSTEGLPFFYLRDIPPVADGGPRIDEPRIYFGEESDDYVIVKASTPEFDYPKGKDNVYAAYDGSGGVPIGAVGWRTLFAYYFNDPNLVLSSYITDDSRIMIRRNITERVRTIAPFLRLDHDPYLVISNGRMFWMQDAYTTSSYFPSAQPVTELALNYIRNSVKIVVDAYNGTVDFYLIDPRDPIAATYQLIFPSLFKPFTVMPADLQKHIRYPEDLFLIQARLYQTYHMEQAEIFYNREDFWQFPRQPGGDGTSVMTPYYIIMRLPGEPQAEFFLMLPMVPSRRDNMIAWLAARCDAPDYGKLIVYEFPKDKLVYGPFQIEARINQNTEISQQLTLWNQMGSRVIRGANLLVIPIENSILYVSPLYLRAEHGHLPELKRVIAAYGEHVVMKETLADALAALFAEPGAVPAFSNATEDMFPAGRVSPAQQALDRYNQAVERLKAGDWKGFGTQFDAMREILEKMNRPSAGH; encoded by the coding sequence ATGACGATCGGGATTACCGGACCCGAACGGAAGGTACCAAGGCAAAGTGCCCTGGCCCGGTTCATTGTTGCGGCCGTCTTTGTTGGGATTTGCCTGTTCCTGCTCTCGCTCGCGAGCGACTTCCTCGTCGATTGGCTGTGGTTTTCTTCGATCGGCTACCTGCAGGTTTTCTTGACGGCGATCGGCGCCAAGGGGATCGTCTTTTTCGTTGTCTTGGCCGCGACCACCGTCGTCCTCTGGCTGAACGGAGTGTTGGCCGCGCGGTTTGCCATGCAGCCGCCGCTGCAGATCCTCGCCGGCCCGTGGATGGTGGCCGGTATTACGCCGCCGCCCGATCCGTTCGCAATACTGCGCGATCGACTGACCCGGCCCCGGTTTATCGCGCTCGGTGCAGGCTTACTCGGCGTGCTGGTTGCCGCAGGCGAGGCCGGCAATTGGGGTGTCTTGCTGCGGTTTCTCTACCAGGTGCCCTATGGCGCGGAGGATCCGCTCTACAACAAGGACATCGGTTTCTATCTCTTTTCGCTACCTGCCTATATCGCGATCAAGAACTGGATGCTGCTCGCAATCGTCCTGAGCGCGCTGTTTGCCGGCGCGATCTACTGGGCGCGTGGCGATATCGAGTACGATGGTCACAACCGATCAATCTCGCCGACGGTGATAGCGCATGGCTCGGCGCTGGTTGGCCTTCTGTTCGCAGCGAAGGCCTGGTCCTATGGCCTCGACCGCTATCTACTGCTCTACGGCGACAACGGTGTCGTGGTCGGGGCAAGCTACACCGACCTATATCTGGGACTACCGGCTCTGTGGCTGATGATCGGGCTCTCGATCATCGCCGCCTTCATCGCATGGGCCAATTTGCGGGCGCGCTCCTGGCGGCTTCTGGCCGCCGGGTTCATCCTCGTCGGCGCCGGCTCTGTCGTGCTGTTGAGCCTCCTCCCTTCGCTGTTCCAGCACTTCGTCGTTAAGCCGACGGAGTTGCAACTGGAGAAGCCATACATCGAACGCAACATTGCCCTCACCAGGCAGGCCTACAATCTCGACCGGATCACGGCCAAGCCGTTTGCCGCCGAACAAAGGCTGACTTTCAAAACGCTGGAAGCAAACAGGGCGACCATCGACAATATCCGGCTATGGGACTGGCTGCCGCTGTCGGATACCTACGCGCAGCTGCAGGAGATCCGCACCTATTACAAATTCCACGATCTTGACGTCGATCGCTATTGGCTCGACGGCTTCTATCAGAGCGTGATGCTCTCGGCCCGCGAACTGCGGGCCTCCCTGCTGCCGGCGAACGCCCAGACCTGGGTCAACCGACATTTGCTGTTTACGCACGGCAACGGCGCGGTGATGAGCCCGGTCACGCGCAAGAGCACGGAAGGACTGCCGTTCTTCTATTTGCGGGACATCCCGCCCGTTGCGGATGGCGGCCCCAGGATCGACGAACCGCGCATCTACTTCGGCGAAGAGAGCGACGACTACGTCATCGTCAAGGCCAGCACGCCGGAGTTCGATTATCCGAAGGGCAAAGACAACGTCTATGCGGCCTATGACGGCAGTGGCGGCGTGCCGATCGGAGCAGTGGGATGGAGAACGCTGTTCGCCTACTACTTCAATGACCCGAACCTGGTTCTCTCAAGCTACATCACGGACGACAGCCGGATCATGATCCGGCGCAATATCACGGAACGGGTGCGCACGATCGCTCCGTTCCTCAGGCTCGATCATGATCCCTATCTGGTCATCAGCAACGGGCGGATGTTCTGGATGCAGGATGCCTACACCACGAGCTCTTATTTCCCCTCGGCGCAGCCCGTGACAGAGCTCGCTCTCAACTACATTCGCAATTCGGTGAAAATTGTTGTCGATGCCTATAACGGGACGGTAGATTTCTATCTGATCGACCCACGCGACCCCATTGCAGCAACGTACCAGCTTATCTTTCCCAGCCTGTTCAAGCCGTTCACGGTCATGCCGGCGGATTTGCAGAAGCACATTCGCTATCCGGAGGATCTGTTCCTGATTCAGGCGCGGCTCTATCAAACCTACCACATGGAGCAGGCCGAAATCTTCTATAACCGCGAGGACTTCTGGCAGTTTCCGCGACAGCCGGGCGGCGACGGCACTTCAGTGATGACCCCTTATTACATCATCATGCGGCTGCCCGGCGAGCCGCAGGCCGAGTTCTTCCTGATGCTTCCCATGGTGCCGAGCCGCCGCGACAACATGATCGCATGGCTCGCCGCGCGCTGTGACGCGCCCGACTACGGCAAACTGATCGTCTACGAGTTCCCCAAGGACAAGCTCGTCTATGGGCCGTTCCAGATCGAGGCGCGGATCAATCAGAATACCGAGATCTCGCAGCAACTGACGTTGTGGAATCAGATGGGCTCTCGGGTGATCCGTGGTGCGAACCTGCTTGTGATCCCGATCGAGAACTCGATCCTTTATGTATCGCCACTCTATTTGCGAGCGGAGCATGGACACCTGCCGGAGTTGAAACGCGTGATCGCAGCCTACGGTGAACATGTGGTGATGAAGGAGACGCTCGCGGATGCTTTGGCCGCGTTGTTCGCAGAGCCCGGTGCGGTGCCTGCGTTTTCAAACGCAACGGAAGACATGTTCCCTGCGGGCCGGGTGAGTCCGGCACAGCAAGCGCTCGATCGCTACAATCAAGCTGTGGAGCGATTGAAGGCCGGGGACTGGAAGGGTTTCGGCACGCAGTTCGATGCGATGCGTGAGATCCTGGAAAAGATGAACAGGCCATCCGCCGGCCACTAG